One window of Fusarium keratoplasticum isolate Fu6.1 chromosome 2, whole genome shotgun sequence genomic DNA carries:
- a CDS encoding Catabolic 3-dehydroquinase 2: MSRRLLLINGPNLNLLGTREPHIYGSTTLQDVETQAKAQAKELSASIDTFQANSEGAIVDRIHAARGETDAIIINAGAYTHTSVAIRDALTGVDIPFVEVHITNVHTREAFRHQSFLCDKAEAVICGLGVFGYTAAIEYAAKHLKLRGKASRL, encoded by the coding sequence atgtctcgaCGTCTTCTTCTTATCAACGGTCCaaacctcaacctcctcggtACACGAGAGCCTCACATCTACGGCTCAACAACCCTCCAAGACGTGGAAACCCAAGCAAAAGCCCAAGCAAAGGAACTCTCCGCCTCGATCGATACCTTCCAGGCCAACTCGGAGGGCGCGATAGTCGACCGCATCCACGCGGCGCGCGGCGAGACggacgccatcatcatcaacgcgGGCGCGTACACGCACACGAGCGTCGCCATCAGAGATGCCCTGACGGGCGTGGACATTCCGTTTGTCGAGGTTCACATTACGAATGTGCATACGCGGGAGGCGTTTAGGCATCAGAGCTTTCTGTGTgacaaggctgaggctgttATTTGTGGGTTGGGGGTTTTTGGGTACACGGCTGCTATTGAGTATGCGGCTAAGCATCTCAAGTTGAGGGGAAAGGCGTCGAGGCTGTGA
- a CDS encoding Catalase has product MTQDLQQTTHPLLHIITMAPAATDMSFAAHAANQFSSYEKDRQMPSTEAIYTTSNGVPMPHPYESQRCGENGPLLLQDFHLIDLLSHFDRERIPERVVHAKGSGAHGFFECTDPIPDLCLADLFSEKGKKCPVTARFSTVGGESGSHDLARDPRGFSVKFRTDEGNWDAVFNNTPVFFLRDPAKFPHFIHTQKRDVSTHLTHADDSFMFWDYLSQNPESIHQVMILMGDRGIPDGYRFMHGYSGHTLKLVNKDGDWVYCQIHMKSMQGVKFITQEESTKYSPDYSQKDLYEAIQRGDYPKWSVEIQTMTPKEAEELWEKQKINVFDLTHVWPQKQFPRRKVGEFTLNENAVNYFAEIEQVAFNPSHMPPGIEPSADPVLQSRLFSYPDTHRHRIGVNYQQLPVNAPRTTFKQGNFQRDGQMAFFNQGARPNYLSSIDPIQFRQRTVDMDKTHGHFTGEAITFLSEIRPEDFNAPRALWQRVFDEPARERFISNVTGKMALCKQQEPLKRQIAIFREVDPDIAERLEKSTGIKGYDGIANMRFNGTHNGMAKDDKNRLANGIISNKGRSVCDNNGGPKKGMHKGMANNGVNGK; this is encoded by the coding sequence ATGACTCAAGACTTACAACAAACAACGCATCCTTTGCTACatatcatcaccatggcgccagcagcaacagacaTGTCCTTCGCCGCCCACGCGGCAAACCAGTTCTCTTCCTACGAAAAGGATCGCCAGATGCCCTCCACCGAGGCCATCTACACCACCAGCAACGGTGTCCCCATGCCCCATCCCTACGAGTCCCAGCGCTGCGGCGAGAACGGGCCACTCCTGCTCCAGGACTTTCACCTCATCGACCTCCTCTCGCACTTTGACCGCGAGCGCATCCCTGAGCGCGTCGTCCACGCCAAGGGTAGCGGCGCTCACGGTTTCTTTGAGTGTACGGATCCTATCCCCGATCTGTGCCTTGCGGATCTGTTCTCggagaaaggaaagaagTGTCCCGTCACGGCGCGCTTCTCCACGGTCGGCGGCGAATCGGGCTCTCATGATCTAGCAAGAGATCCCCGTGGATTCTCGGTCAAATTCAGAACCGACGAGGGTAACTGGGACGCCGTCTTCAACAACAcgcccgtcttcttcctgcGCGACCCAGCCAAGTTCCCTCACTTTATCCACACGCAGAAGCGTGATGTGTCAACCCACCTCACACACGCCGACGACTCCTTCATGTTCTGGGACTACCTCTCGCAGAACCCCGAGTCGATCCACCAGGTCATGATCCTCATGGGCGATCGCGGCATCCCGGACGGCTACCGCTTTATGCACGGCTACTCCGGCCACACGctcaagctcgtcaacaAGGATGGTGACTGGGTCTACTGCCAGATCCACATGAAGTCGATGCAGGGCGTCAAGTTTATTACCCAGGAAGAATCGACAAAGTACTCTCCCGACTACTCCCAGAAGGACCTCTACGAAGCCATCCAGCGAGGCGACTACCCCAAGTGGTCCGTCGAGATTCAGACCATGACCcccaaggaggccgaggagttGTGGGAGAAGCAAAAGATCAACGTCTTTGATCTCACCCACGTCTGGCCACAGAAGCAGTTCCCTCGTCGCAAGGTTGGCGAGTTCACGCTCAACGAGAACGCCGTCAACTACTTTGCCGAGATTGAGCAGGTCGCCTTTAACCCTTCGCACATGCCTCCAGGTATCGAGCCGTCTGCGGACCCCGTCCTACAGTCTCGTCTCTTTTCCTATCCTGATACACACCGTCACCGTATTGGTGTCAACTATCAGCAGCTGCCGGTCAACGCCCCTCGAACCACCTTCAAGCAGGGCAACTTCCAGCGCGACGGTCAAatggccttcttcaaccaaGGCGCCCGCCCCAACTACCTCTCCTCGATCGACCCCATCCAGTTCCGCCAACGAACTGTGGACATGGATAAGACACACGGCCACTTCACCGGCGAAGCCATCACCTTCCTGAGCGAGATCCGCCCCGAGGACTTCAACGCGCCACGTGCCCTGTGGCAGCGTGTGTTCGACGAGCCCGCCAGGGAGCGTTTCATCAGCAACGTGACGGGCAAGATGGCCCTCTGTAAGCAGCAGGAGCCTCTCAAGAGGCAGATCGCCATCTTCCGCGAGGTCGACCCCGACATTGCGGAGCGGCTGGAGAAGTCGACGGGCATCAAGGGGTACGACGGCATTGCGAATATGCGCTTCAACGGAACGCACAACGGTATGGCGAAGGACGATAAGAACAGACTCGCAaatggcatcatctccaacaagggCCGGAGCGTTTGTGATAACAACGGAGGTCCAAAGAAGGGTATGCACAAGGGCATGGCCAACAACGGTGTCAACGGTAAGTAA
- a CDS encoding Ribosome assembly protein 4, whose protein sequence is MSCCSSSPPKFVKDFAKLPHHATDSIKNLDLYIGISLAMATIVPPPSKRQKREELERSQIQQDVTAIAAGPAGSFKARFLDGDGNQMADVIEVPLADASEKNLSLLLNTLLAREKEEFLPYRFRIHIPDSDIIVDQYPTDLLQLLRNHGIENPFETTVTLSAEPQAVFKVQAVTRMSHRIPGHGEAILAAQFSPKNSNRLATGSGDKTARIWDTDTGTPKYTLSGHSGWVLAVAWSADGARLATGSMDKCIRLWDPETGKAVGGPLTGHQKWVTNIAWEPYHLWRDGTPRIASASKDATVRIWVVNTGRTEHVLSGHRSSVSCVRWGGEGLIYSASHDKTVRVWNAEKGTLVHTLSAHAHWVNHLALSTDFVLRTGFYDHTPVPETEEGKRAKAKERFEKAAKFQGRIAERLVSASDDFTMYLWDPAQGTKPVARMLGHQKQVNHVTFSPDGSLIASAGWDNHTKIWSARDGKFINTLRGHVAPVYQCAFSADSRLLVTASKDTTLKVWSMASCKLAVDLPGHQDEVYAVDWAPDGKRVGSGGKDKAVRLWRN, encoded by the exons ATGAGTTGCTGCAGCTCCTCACCGCCAAAATTTGTCAAAGATTTTGCCAAACTGCCCCACCATGCCACGGATTCTATCAAGAATCTTGACCTTTACATAGGAATTTCTCTTGCCATGGCGACAATTGTGCCTCCGCCGTCTAAACGGCAGAAGcgggaggagcttgagcgCTCCCAGATTCAGCAGGATGTCACAGCGATTGCCGCGGGACCGGCCGGGTCCTTCAAGGCCCGGTTcttggatggagatggcaaCCAGATGGCCGATGTGATCGAGGTGCCGCTTGCCGACGCTTCTGAGAAGAACCTCTCCCTCCTACTGAATACTTTACTGGCAAGG GAAAAGGAAGAATTCCTCCCATACCGATTTCGAATTCACATCCCCGACTCCGACATCATTGTAGACCAATACCCTACCgatctcctccagctccttcgCAACCATGGCATCGAGAACCCTTTTGAAACTACAGTCACGCTCAGCGCCGAGCCGCAGGCCGTGTTTAAGGTCCAGGCCGTCACGCGCATGTCTCACCGGATACCTGGCCATGGCGAGGCGATTCTGGCTGCGCAATTCAGTCCCAAGAACAGCAACCGACTGGCGACAGGCTCCGGTGATAAGACGGCGCGGATATGGGATACTGATACTGGAACACCCAAGTACACCCTCTCCGGGCATAGTGGGTGGGTGTTGGCGGTTGCCTGGTCTGCGGATGGTGCAAGACTTGCGACTGGAAGCATGGACAAGTGCATCCGTCTCTGGGACCCCGAGACAGGAAAGGCCGTAGGAGGCCCTCTGACAGGCCATCAAAAGTGGGTGACCAACATTGCCTGGGAGCCTTACCATCTCTGGAGAGACGGGACGCCACGGATTGCCAGCGCCAGCAAAGATGCAACGGTTCGAATCTGGGTTGTCAACACCGGCCGGACCGAGCATGTGCTTTCAGGGCACAGGAGCAGTGTGAGCTGCGTCCGCTGGGGAGGAGAGGGCCTCATTTACAGCGCTAGCCATGACAAGACAGTCCGAGTGTGGAATGCTGAGAAGGGAACTCTTGTTCACACCTTGTCGGCTCATGCTCACTGGGTTAACCATCTCGCGCTCTCAACCGACTTTGTTCTCAGGACTGGATTCTACGATCACACTCCTGTGCCAGAGACTGAAGAGGGCAAGCgagcaaaggccaaggagaggTTCGAGAAGGCGGCCAAGTTCCAGGGCAGGATCGCGGAGCGGCTCGTCTCGGCTAGCGATGATTTCACCATGTATCTCTGGGATCCAGCTCAGGGCACCAAGCCTGTGGCGCGCATGCTTGGACACCAGAAGCAGGTGAACCATGTCACCTTTTCCCCGGACGGCTCCCTCATCGCCAGTGCTGGCTGGGACAACCACACCAAGATCTGGAGCGCTCG GGACGGCAAGTTCATCAACACGCTCCGCGGACACGTGGCTCCCGTGTACCAGTGCGCGTTTTCAGCAGACTCGAGGCTTCTCGTGACGGCATCCAAGGATACAACGCTAAAGGTGTGGTCGATGGCGTCGTGCAAGCTCGCCGTGGACCTGCCGGGCCACCAGGACGAGGTGTACGCGGTCGACTGGGCGCCGGACGGCAAGAGGGTTGGCAGCGGAGGCAAAGACAAGGCCGTCCGGCTTTGGCGGAATTAG
- a CDS encoding Inositol-1-monophosphatase codes for MDDQQMSEIYAFAVQLGKDAGDMLMAAARARIDGQHGGSYDEKESSVDIVTKTDNDVENFIRTSIAEKYPDHAFLGEESYSAGASRTYLVDDRPTWVVDPLDGTVNFTHLFPMFCVSIAFVLNGVPVIGIINAPFLHQFFSSCSGKGAWLNETQRLPLLRNPSPPMPPNAPSGCTFSCEWGKDRRDIPDGNMTRKVESFVNMASERGGRGGKGGMVHGMRSLGSATLDLAYTAMGSFDIWWEGGCWEWDVAAGIAILEEAGGLVTTANPPDQPETAEIPKAHLGGRLYLAVRPAGPSETETGRQTQERTVREVWKRVRELDYSRPGT; via the exons ATGGATGACCAGCAGATGTCCGAGATTTACGCCTTTGCTGTGCAATTGGGCAAAGATGCTGGCGACATGCTCATGGCAGCCGCTCGCGCCCGGATTGATGGTCAACATGGCGGTTCCTatgatgagaaggagagtTCGGTCGATATTGTTACCAAGACCGACAATG ACGTAGAAAACTTCATTCGGACCTCCATCGCCGAAAAATACCCCGACCATGC TTTCCTCGGAGAAGAATCATACTCTGCTGGAGCTTCACGAACCTACCTCGTCGACGACCGACCGACATGGGTAGTCGATCCTCTTGACGGCACCGTCAACTTCACACACCTATTTCCCATGTTCTGCGTCTCAATCGCCTTCGTTCTCAACGGAGTCCCCGTAATCGGAATCATAAACGCGCCATTCCTACACCAATTCTTCTCCTCATGTTCTGGAAAGGGCGCCTGGCTCAATGAGACTCAGCGACTTCCGTTACTTCGCAACCCGAGTCCCCCAATGCCACCAAACGCCCCAAGCGGATGCACTTTTTCATGCGAGTGGGGGAAGGATCGTCGAGATATCCCAGATGGCAACATGACCCGAAAAGTCGAGTCGTTTGTAAATATGGCCTCGGAACGGGGTGGTCGAGGAGGCAAGGGAGGCATGGTCCATGGCATGCGAAGCTTGGGGAG CGCAACTTTGGACCTTGCTTATACGGCCATGGGTTCCTTTGATATCTGGTGGGAGGGCGGTTGCTGGGAATG GGATGTCGCTGCTGGCATTGCGatccttgaagaagctggtggCCTCGTAACAACAGCAAACCCTCCCGATCAACCCGAGACGGCCGAAATCCCCAAAGCGCACCTTGGAGGCCGATTGTACTTAGCAGTACG TCCCGCAGGCCCTTCGGAAACAGAAACTGGTCGTCAAACACAAGAGCGAACCGTGAGAGAGGTTTGGAAGCGCGTGCGAGAGCTAGACTACAGTCGACCCGGTACATAG